In Macrobrachium rosenbergii isolate ZJJX-2024 chromosome 16, ASM4041242v1, whole genome shotgun sequence, a single genomic region encodes these proteins:
- the LOC136847149 gene encoding acyl-coenzyme A thioesterase 13-like, translated as MAAANGGKKFIQQVLKVMCEGGGFDANVSKVRVISGGGGKCVAEMTVEKEHRNRGGTLHGGLTATLVDVVSTVALMSTERAVKGVSVDLNVSYISAAKEGETIVIKADTLKVGKNLAFLTVDITNKESGKLIAKGRQTKFVG; from the exons ATGGCAGCAGCAAACGGTGGAAAGAAATTTATCCAGCAAGTGTTGAAAGTTATGTGCGAGGGCGGAGGATTTGACGCGAACGTTTCCAAA GTTAGAGTGATATCGGGTGGTGGTGGGAAATGTGTTGCCGAGATGACTGTGGAGAAGGAACATCGGAATCGCGGTGGAACGCTTCATGGGGGCCTAACAGCAACACTGGTTGACGTCGTTTCAACAGTGGCCCTAATGTCAACAGAAAGAGCTGTCAAAGGAGTTTCAGTAGATCTGAATGTTTC TTATATTAGTGCGGCTAAAGAAGGCGAAACTATTGTCATTAAGGCTGACACACTCAAAGTTGGAAAAAATCTTGCATTTCTCACTGTTGATATCACAAACAAGGAATCTGGTAAACTTATTGCAAAGGGTAGGCAGACAAAGTTTGTAggttaa